A genome region from Candidatus Woesearchaeota archaeon includes the following:
- the lonB gene encoding ATP-dependent protease LonB, whose product MAGKIVKGKDSKNVSRKPVKSSVRKAKQGSRNVKTKDSKPKDGKSKGGKFKDPKSKNVVSKGAASDKALPQDGKVYEIVDESDLGIEFQTTKDIELSKTMIGQVIGQDEAVRVIKKVANQRRHVLLIGEPGTGKSMLGLALAELLPKEKLMDIVSFPNPNDENQPLIRTVAAGQGREIVNQARYSSMGLMRNQNVILFVLLVVFSLLPWWAWRTGYLPDVVYAASLIASMMFLIGIIMIMNIGKKMNTKTLVPKVIVDNFNKEQAPFMDATGAHAGALLGDVLHDPFQSGGLGTPAHERVVAGMIHKAHMGVLFIDEIATLQPHTQQELLTSLQEGKYSITGQSERSAGAMVRTEPVPCRFILVAAGNLETVKHMHPALRSRIRGYGYEVYMNETLPDTPENRRKIAVFVAQEVDKDKKIPHFSREAVSQILNEARKMANRKGHLTLRLRELGGLVRAAGDLAVEKNAQIVERKHILEALKIARTLEQQIADKYIERKKDYEVIKIRGRTVGRVNGLAVMGSGSALSGIILPIEAQVTFGGKENQFIATGKLGTIAKEAVKNVSAIVKRYFGEDIKGKYDIYVQFLQTYEGVEGDSASIAVATAVISALKGIPVKQNFAMTGSLSVRGEVLPVGGVSSKVEAVAEAGIRNVIVPRSNMKDIVLEAETLKKITIIPVDTLSEVLEQALEWRGRQKILDQIIEARKTAK is encoded by the coding sequence ATGGCAGGCAAAATTGTCAAGGGAAAGGATTCTAAGAATGTCTCAAGGAAGCCTGTAAAATCTTCAGTCCGTAAGGCAAAGCAGGGATCCAGGAATGTCAAAACCAAGGATAGTAAGCCCAAGGATGGAAAGTCCAAGGGTGGTAAGTTCAAGGATCCCAAATCCAAGAATGTTGTTTCCAAGGGTGCTGCATCTGACAAGGCACTGCCGCAGGATGGCAAGGTGTATGAGATTGTGGATGAGTCTGACCTAGGCATTGAGTTCCAGACAACCAAGGATATTGAGCTTTCCAAGACCATGATAGGCCAGGTGATCGGCCAGGATGAGGCTGTCAGGGTCATAAAGAAGGTCGCAAACCAGAGGAGGCATGTCCTTCTTATAGGCGAGCCTGGGACAGGGAAGAGCATGCTTGGTTTGGCCCTCGCAGAGCTGCTTCCCAAGGAGAAGCTCATGGACATAGTCTCCTTCCCGAATCCCAATGATGAGAACCAGCCTTTGATAAGGACTGTCGCTGCTGGCCAGGGCAGGGAGATTGTCAATCAGGCAAGGTATTCATCGATGGGGCTCATGCGCAACCAGAACGTGATCCTTTTTGTTCTCTTGGTTGTGTTCTCACTGCTTCCCTGGTGGGCATGGCGTACAGGATATCTCCCTGATGTCGTCTATGCCGCTTCTCTCATCGCCTCCATGATGTTCCTCATCGGCATAATAATGATAATGAACATCGGCAAGAAGATGAACACCAAGACTCTTGTCCCTAAAGTCATTGTGGATAATTTCAATAAGGAGCAGGCCCCTTTCATGGATGCCACTGGCGCTCATGCCGGAGCCCTGCTCGGAGATGTTCTCCACGATCCTTTCCAGAGCGGCGGTCTCGGGACTCCTGCGCATGAGAGGGTTGTCGCCGGGATGATACATAAGGCCCACATGGGTGTCCTTTTCATAGATGAGATAGCGACTCTCCAGCCTCATACCCAGCAGGAGCTGCTGACCTCCCTGCAGGAGGGGAAATATTCGATAACCGGGCAGAGCGAGCGCAGTGCAGGCGCCATGGTCAGGACAGAGCCTGTGCCGTGCAGGTTCATCCTTGTCGCAGCAGGAAATCTTGAGACAGTCAAGCATATGCACCCTGCGCTCAGGTCAAGGATAAGGGGCTATGGCTATGAGGTCTACATGAATGAGACGCTTCCTGATACGCCTGAGAACAGGAGGAAGATTGCAGTCTTTGTTGCCCAGGAGGTCGACAAGGACAAGAAGATACCTCATTTCTCGAGAGAGGCTGTCTCGCAGATACTCAATGAGGCGAGGAAGATGGCTAACAGGAAAGGGCATCTCACATTGAGGCTGAGAGAGCTCGGTGGGTTGGTCAGGGCTGCAGGTGACCTGGCTGTTGAGAAGAATGCCCAGATTGTCGAGAGGAAGCATATCCTGGAAGCTTTGAAGATTGCCAGGACGCTCGAACAGCAGATAGCTGACAAGTACATAGAGCGCAAGAAGGATTATGAGGTCATCAAGATAAGAGGCAGGACAGTCGGGAGGGTTAACGGACTGGCTGTCATGGGAAGCGGAAGCGCCCTGTCTGGGATAATACTCCCTATCGAGGCCCAGGTGACTTTCGGCGGCAAGGAGAACCAGTTCATTGCGACCGGCAAGCTGGGGACAATTGCAAAGGAGGCTGTGAAGAATGTCTCTGCTATCGTGAAGAGGTATTTCGGCGAGGACATCAAGGGCAAGTATGATATATATGTCCAGTTCCTCCAGACCTATGAGGGTGTTGAAGGGGATTCTGCATCTATAGCTGTCGCCACAGCAGTGATCAGCGCCCTTAAGGGGATCCCTGTGAAGCAGAATTTTGCGATGACAGGCTCCCTTTCTGTGAGGGGGGAAGTCCTTCCTGTCGGGGGTGTCTCATCCAAGGTTGAGGCAGTTGCTGAGGCAGGCATCAGGAATGTGATTGTGCCAAGGTCCAATATGAAGGATATTGTGCTTGAAGCAGAGACGCTGAAGAAAATAACGATCATACCTGTTGACACACTGAGCGAAGTCCTCGAGCAGGCCCTTGAGTGGAGAGGCAGGCAGAAGATCCTTGATCAGATAATCGAAGCAAGAAAAACAGCAAAATAA
- a CDS encoding permease encodes MIVPIIFNIVVFTVLVCFFRRDNNKTNESLRLAWRSFQKIFPLLIIVILVLLFIQKLFSYEGIITEISANPGLKGYVLAALLGAIVHIPEFITFPIAGQLLSSGVNPGFIGVLITSLIMVHSFSLPIEIKEMGWRFALVRNSLGLVAAILVGAIIGVVY; translated from the coding sequence ATGATTGTGCCGATAATTTTTAATATTGTTGTCTTTACAGTGCTTGTTTGCTTCTTCAGGCGTGATAATAATAAGACAAATGAGTCACTGCGCCTGGCCTGGAGATCTTTCCAGAAGATATTCCCTCTGCTGATAATAGTGATACTTGTCCTATTGTTCATCCAGAAGCTGTTTTCTTATGAAGGCATTATTACTGAAATTTCTGCCAATCCCGGCCTGAAGGGCTATGTCCTCGCTGCTTTGCTGGGTGCCATTGTGCATATCCCAGAATTCATCACATTCCCGATTGCAGGCCAGCTCCTTTCAAGCGGTGTCAACCCTGGTTTTATCGGTGTTCTGATAACAAGCCTGATAATGGTGCACTCTTTCAGTCTCCCTATAGAGATCAAGGAGATGGGCTGGCGTTTCGCTCTTGTGAGGAACAGCCTTGGCCTCGTGGCTGCTATATTAGTAGGTGCGATTATCGGGGTGGTATATTGA
- a CDS encoding RDD family protein has product MEVEKEVGSAGPVSAGIFRRLLAFVADIFIVDIFFTTPFRSMLTERIPDRSFAAVKSMTLDPVLLMIGMLIFLFFFIYAFILQFKLGQTVGQMLFGLRVISLENAPLTAWQVFIRNIFLIPVFPIFFLWIFDPLHLILKKTRLCEMMSRTQTVELGGRL; this is encoded by the coding sequence ATGGAAGTTGAAAAAGAGGTTGGTTCAGCCGGTCCAGTGTCGGCTGGCATTTTCAGGAGATTGCTGGCTTTTGTGGCAGATATCTTCATTGTTGACATATTCTTCACAACTCCCTTCAGATCAATGCTGACAGAAAGGATTCCTGACAGGTCATTTGCTGCAGTGAAGAGCATGACCCTTGATCCTGTCCTTCTGATGATAGGGATGCTCATCTTCCTTTTCTTTTTCATTTATGCATTCATCCTCCAGTTTAAGCTTGGTCAGACTGTCGGCCAGATGCTGTTCGGGCTCAGGGTCATTTCTCTGGAAAATGCCCCGCTTACTGCCTGGCAGGTTTTCATCAGGAACATCTTCCTCATACCGGTTTTCCCGATATTTTTCCTCTGGATATTTGACCCGCTCCATCTTATCTTGAAGAAGACGAGACTCTGCGAGATGATGTCAAGGACCCAGACAGTCGAGCTAGGAGGGAGATTATGA
- a CDS encoding OB-fold nucleic acid binding domain-containing protein, protein MDEKLLLKGALIGSIIGLIGLLVTGATSESIKDYENKEMLDYGSEMRAEGVIDSISSNGNMSFITLKRETELGIILFDSYPLPLEKGDRIEIRGTLDEYNGEDELIASEIRLISRQ, encoded by the coding sequence ATGGATGAGAAACTGCTGCTGAAAGGTGCATTGATCGGAAGCATCATAGGACTTATAGGGCTGCTTGTGACAGGAGCCACAAGCGAGAGCATAAAGGACTATGAAAACAAGGAAATGCTGGATTATGGAAGCGAAATGAGAGCAGAAGGAGTCATAGATTCAATAAGCTCAAACGGCAACATGAGCTTCATAACACTCAAAAGAGAGACTGAACTCGGGATAATACTGTTTGACAGCTATCCCCTGCCATTAGAAAAAGGGGACAGGATCGAGATAAGGGGCACATTGGATGAATACAATGGCGAAGATGAGCTGATAGCGAGCGAGATAAGGCTGATATCAAGGCAGTAA
- the sppA gene encoding signal peptide peptidase SppA — MKKQNVRKLKPADKSEVGSVVKSQVKSDANQEVKSVEDPYKDIPEEYRPAPAVKDVRSGANSRKWGTVLLVIILLSAFSFMLSSCIQMFSVPDREGNVALIPIKGVIATSDGGFLDESTVLSDDVIRHIEDADEDDTIKAIVFEINSPGGGAVASEEIVRAVESVGKPTVAWIRESGTSGAYWIASAADHIICSPMSITGSVGVISSYLEFSGLMERYNVSYERLVSGEYKDAGVPFRKLGDNERFYLQDAIDMIHAMFLDDVAEKRQLSDDQISEISSAKFYIGKQALELGLVDQLGYKEDVADYLGAELNLTVEFRRFETRRTLFDTLFDVYSRRGYYAGAGFADRLSGSSAVVRT; from the coding sequence ATGAAGAAACAGAATGTCCGGAAACTAAAGCCTGCAGATAAGTCTGAGGTTGGATCTGTTGTTAAGTCACAGGTAAAGTCTGACGCTAATCAAGAGGTCAAATCTGTAGAGGATCCTTATAAGGATATACCCGAGGAATACAGGCCTGCGCCTGCTGTGAAGGATGTCAGGTCCGGGGCTAATTCCCGGAAGTGGGGCACTGTTTTGTTGGTCATCATACTGCTTTCAGCATTCAGTTTCATGCTGTCAAGCTGCATCCAGATGTTCTCTGTGCCGGATCGTGAGGGTAATGTCGCGCTCATCCCGATAAAGGGGGTCATCGCGACCAGCGACGGGGGTTTCCTTGACGAGAGCACTGTCCTGTCTGATGATGTCATCAGGCATATCGAAGACGCGGATGAGGATGACACGATCAAGGCAATTGTGTTTGAGATTAATTCTCCTGGAGGAGGCGCTGTCGCCTCTGAAGAAATCGTCAGGGCAGTGGAGTCTGTAGGGAAGCCTACTGTGGCATGGATCAGGGAGTCTGGGACCTCAGGCGCTTACTGGATCGCCTCTGCAGCTGACCATATAATCTGTTCCCCTATGTCAATAACAGGGAGTGTGGGTGTCATCTCTTCATATCTCGAGTTCTCCGGGCTCATGGAGAGATATAATGTGAGCTATGAGAGGCTTGTCTCTGGTGAATATAAGGATGCTGGAGTGCCTTTCAGGAAGCTTGGGGACAATGAGAGGTTTTATCTCCAGGATGCGATTGACATGATACATGCTATGTTCCTTGATGATGTCGCAGAGAAGAGGCAGCTGAGCGATGATCAGATCAGTGAGATTTCATCAGCAAAATTCTATATCGGCAAGCAGGCTCTTGAGCTTGGCCTTGTCGACCAGCTCGGCTATAAGGAGGATGTGGCGGATTATTTGGGGGCAGAGCTGAACCTGACTGTCGAGTTCAGGAGGTTTGAGACCAGGCGCACCTTATTCGACACATTGTTCGATGTATATTCAAGAAGGGGGTATTATGCAGGGGCAGGTTTCGCAGACAGGCTTTCCGGCAGCAGTGCGGTCGTAAGGACTTAG
- the eif1A gene encoding translation initiation factor eIF-1A codes for MSRKKEEQARQEQIESEIRRIKLPKSPETFGIVEQRLGGSRMKVRCLDGKDRVCRIPGRLKRKLWVREGDLIIVEPWEFSADDKGDVIFKYRNTQIDFLKKKGYLNKLAEFEEF; via the coding sequence ATGAGCCGAAAAAAGGAAGAACAGGCAAGGCAGGAACAGATTGAGTCAGAAATCAGGAGAATAAAGCTTCCGAAAAGCCCTGAGACCTTCGGCATTGTAGAGCAGAGGCTTGGAGGCAGCAGGATGAAGGTGCGCTGCCTGGATGGCAAGGACAGGGTCTGCAGGATACCAGGAAGGCTCAAGAGAAAGCTATGGGTGCGAGAAGGTGACCTCATAATAGTAGAACCCTGGGAATTCTCAGCAGATGACAAAGGGGATGTCATATTCAAGTACAGGAATACCCAGATAGATTTCCTGAAGAAGAAAGGATATCTGAACAAACTAGCAGAGTTTGAAGAGTTCTGA